CCACCACATCGTCTGCCGATGCGTGGATGAAGGCCGCGTACTGATCGACCTGCGTAGCGGTTGAGTCAGTGAGCCGGATAGAGGCGCTGACCTGGCGGGTTTGGATGACTTCGAGTAGTGGCATTGCGTTCTCCTTTGGGTGATGAATTCAGGCAATCTTTTGGCGGGCGATCATGCGCTGCGCCGTGGCTGCAATCTCCCGCGCACGAGCGGAGCAAAGTGTCGCCGGAAGCTCAGGCTTTCTGCGGCTTTCAAGCATCGCGATCACGTTGGCCATGCTTGTGCCTTCTTGTAACCAGAGACGAGCCGAAGCCATGTCTACGGTCCGCTGCGCATAGTAGGTGGGACTGGGCTTATCGAAGCGTCGCGAAGCCAGCTCCAGGGTGAGCGTCAAGGCATCTTTGCCGTGGGCAAGCTCGCCGGAGACCCAGGCCCAATCATGCTCGGAGTTGGTCTGCATATCGCGACGTATCGGCTGCTGCGGGACAGTCGGGATCATGCAGGCTTCGCGCAGGACATACAGGTGAAAGTCATCCGGCTGATAGGTAGCGTCCGAGAGGTATTCGACGGTGACAAGCTGCGCGGGATCGTACTTGCAATTCTTGAATCCCGGGATACGAAGAACCCGGTTGCAGTCGGTGCAGGCGATGTCGCCATGGAAGGCCATCGCAAGATGTTTCAATGTCATCTCCTGCGTGTAGAAATCGAAGTCCTCCACGCGCCACAACACCTGGTATTTGCCCGCCGACGTAGAGACGATCACGTTTGGCTCGGGTACAAGCTCCGAGGCTCGCAGCGCGGCGAGACGGGCCTCTCCATTCACGTCGATGTCGATGTACAAGTGACGAATCGAAGCGATGCAATCTTTGGTGCGCTTCCGGCTGCCGGAGAGTAGTGGATTGGCAGCCACGTAGATATTCGCTCCGTTGTGGTTTTCATGAGCGAGCCAGCCACGGTAACGGGGCGCGAGAGCACGTTCCAAAGGAACGATCCGTTGCTGTGTCTTAGCGATGCTCTCGTTGCGAAGCAAGAGAGCGATGGTGTCACCCGGCGCGAAGCAACGGGTGAGAAAGTCTTTGGCGACTTCATTCATACAACCACCTCCATTCGTGTCTCTGCGAGCGCGATGTCATTGGCCTTTAGCAGCCGAAGAAGTCCGGCTCGATGCCGGACTCTCCGGAGAGAAGAAAGGGCCTATGCGACCTCTCCTTCGGTGGATTCATCCTCGTCTTCCGCCGCCGCTTTCTGAGCCCGATCCAGCTTGAGAATCGAGTTCACCCGGATCTCCCAGATGGTCACTTCGGTGTTGGTCTTCGTGCTGTCGTACTTGCGGCTGCGCAGCTCGCCCTCGACCTGGATATGAGCGCCCTTCTTGAGCGTGGCGGCGAACTCTCCGAGCTTGCCGAAGACCACGCAACGGTGCCATTCGGTGTGCTCGATGTACTTGCCGTCCTTCTTGTAGGAGCTCTTGGTTGCCAGTGACAGAGTGGTCAGGCTGCGGTCGTTGTTGGTGCGAACTTCTGCATCTGCGCCGGTGAATCCGATGAGGGTGACTTTGTTTGAGTACATGGTGGTGATCTCCGTTTCGTTGAAGTTCCCGTATCCTGCTCGGGTCACACAGGCGAAGCCAAGCGAGTGGGCCCGGCTCCCAAGTGCCAAGGAGTGCTTTCTTGGCGGGGCCCGAAAGAAGTTTGTGCGGCGTTTGTTGCCGCGGTTCTCAAACTTCTTTTGGGAGGAACCGAGACCCTGAAAGGGTGGCGAAGCCAAAGCAGAACGACGCCGAGCCGCAGGGCGCCGGTTTGGCCCCGAAGCGTGACCCCGAGCAGAGGACGGGATACGAGGCGGAAGGCTCCCCGATGCACCGAAGTCAAACTCTCGATCTCGGCGCTTAAAGTCCGTCCAACCACAGCTATCTTCCGAGCGGCAATTGCTCCGTAGAAGGACGGCATCGAACACCTGCCGTTACGTTCGCGGCAGCTCTCAGCCGTTACGCTGGGCGCTTTCAGAGACGAGTTGGGCTGTGCAGCCGGTTTGGCAGCATGACGGTACATCGTAGTGACCTCGATTCGGGTTCGATTCTCTAGCTGTATGCCTGGGACTCAGGCGGCGGAAGCACGATAGATGTCCTCCGTCTGGAAGCTCTGGTCCGCATGGGTATATCCGGTTACGGTAATCAGTTCGCGTACTCGGCGACGGCCCGTGACATCGCGCTCGCAGTACAGAACGAAGTCGATCGCCTCCGCTGTCTCCGAACGGATGAAAGCGTGGTTCAAGTTAGCCCGCGCACTCAGGGCTAAATCCGAGAGCCTGTTCAAGGCATCCCATGCGGACTTCGCATGGATGGTGGAGAGCGTGCCACCATGTCCTGTATTCATGGCTTGCAGCAGGTCATAGCCGCACTCGTCACGTATCTCACCCATGATGATGCGGTCGGGACGATGGCGCAGAGCAGCGGCAAGGAGCTGACTCGGAGTGATGCCAACCTGACCGGGAATCGCCTCGACAGCCTCCCACCGGACGGCATTCGGATGCGATACCTTCAGCTCTGCCGGTTGCTCGATGACAACGAGGCGCTCTTGCTGGGGAACGTGGTCAAGCAACGCCTTCATCAAGGTCGTCTTCCCTGAGCTGGTTCCGCCGCTGATGATCCCGTTCTTTCGCTCGTTGATGAAGCCGATAACTTTATCCCGAACTACCTCCGGTAAGCTGCCAGCGGCGATCAGCTCATCGGAGGTGTACCAGCGATTGAATTTGCGGATCGTCAGCGTCGGTCCATTGATCGAAGATGGAGCGCCGACTACCGCCACACGCGAGCCGTCAGGCAAGCGTGTATTCAGGATCGGGTTCTGGGTTGTGAGGTCTTGTCCGAGGATGCGAGCAACACGCTCAATGGCAGCCTGCAGCCGATCGTTGGAATACGGCGTCGCGAGGGGTATATGCTCGATGACGCCGTTCCGGTCCGCATAGACTCCAGTGGTGCCATTAACCATGAGATCGGAGATGGATGGGTCAAGCAGTAACGCCCGCAACTCCTCGGGAAAGAACGGGAGAATCAGGTGATAGCTCATCGCGTTGCTCCTACGGCTGGCGTCACTGGCAACGCCGACGATGGTCCGGCGGTTCCGGGAGCAATGGGATCGACGGAGAGCCGGTTTTCGTGGAACTCCGTAATGGTCAATCCAAGCGGATTGATCGTCTCGAACTGCGGGAAGATGCGGGCCTGGTCGCTCACCTGACTCGGGTTTAGATAGTAGGTAATACTGAGCATCCAATGCTCTGTTCGTGGCTCACGGGAGTTCTGAGCGGAATATGACCTGTCGATGGCTATAAGCGCCGTGCCACGGGCAATACGCGCGTCCTGAACTGTCTCCTCGGACATCGATGTGATCGTGACGTTCTTCACCTGCACGTCGCTGGTTTCGATCTGACCAGCGACTACCTGCGAGACAAGATGATTCCCGTTGTCAGCAGTCATCAATTGCGATGCGAGTGTCTGCGAGAGAAAGTAGTAGTTAAGCGGGTACTTCTTTGCGATGGTGTCCCGGCCAATGGTGTAGCGGTAGTTTGCCCAATCGGTGAGGTACGTCCGTACCTCACCCTCGCGCGGACTGTAGTTCAAATCGCTGTATTGGATCGCCTGAGCGCGGCCCATCTCGTCGATCCGGACGTAGCGATTCGCGGTAGGACGATGTGCAAGCGAGAAGTTAAGCCACATGGAACCCAGTAGCACAACCGTCCCGCAACCGATCACAAGGCGGTAGGCTTTACGCTCGGCATAGTGGGAGGCGTAGACTTCGTTTCCGACGTGGTCGGCAAGCACGGCTTGCTCCGGCGTAAGTGCGCTTTCAATGGGTGCTGTGTGGGTGGACATGAGGGGTCTGGCTCCTTTCCGAGACGGCATGAAAGACGACGTAGGCATAGATGATGCCCGCAGCAAGGCATACCGCAAGAAACATCAGGAAGAGATAGCGAAGAGGTCTGGCCAGCCCTAACCGTTTCAGTGCAAGAACATCCATCAGATACCAGAACATTTATGCTCCTCCCGCAACGGCTGCCGTCGAAGCCAGCTTGCCGACTGCATTTCCGATACTTCCCGCCATTCCCGCTGCACCGCCAAAGATGGCTTGGGTCATGCTCGGAATGAACAGCATATTGATGATGAAAGCGACGAAGACCATTAAGCAAGGGATCAAATTGGCGATCCACATATCCATCGAATAGTTGCCGTTGAAGGTCTGCTGAAGAAAGCCATTCATGAATCCGGCCCATACAAAGATGAAGGCTGCTGCAACTGCACGGATCATAGCGAAGCTAATGAGCACATCGAGGAACTGGAAAAACTTCGCTTTGAAGGTCTGCGTCATCAGCAATGGCACGAAGACAGGGCCGAAGAGTGCGGTCACACCGTAAAGGATGAAGGCGCTGCAATTGATGACGAACAAGATCGCGGAGGCGAGTCCAAGCATGATCTGGACGAGGACGTAGCAGAGGATCTGAACGGGCGCGGTGAAAGACGGCATGGACGTTCCATCGCCAGCGTTCTTGAGAAGCTGGAGCAACTGGTCGAGCGAGTGCTGATCGAACGCCGCAACCATCGCCTGTGCGATGTAGCTGAAGAAGTGATTGATGCCAAAGCTGGCACCGGGAAAGGGATTAACCCAATAGTTCAGCAGCAGGCTGCACACAATGAGCTTGAGTAGGAAGTGGGTAAGATCCCCGGCACGCACGGGATGGTGATGCAGTCGGAACGTCATCGTGGTGGTATTCCAATTGATGACCATGTTCACAAGGGTAAAGAGGGAAATGCAGCTAAGCTCCGTCCAACCGAGCTGGGTCAATGCGCCGCCGTTCTGCGTGGTGAGGTTGGTCAGGTTGTTGGTGAACTGGTAGAGCCAGTCCATGCCCGACGATGTGGACGGCAGTGCTTGTGCGAGGATGACGATGCTCATGGCGGTCTCCGGTGGGATCAGGGGATATAGCTCTTCCAGGTCTTGCCTTCGTTACCAGCGGCAGAGTTGCGCCGCTTCTTGTCCTGCTCTACCTGCTTGCGAAACGCTTCATCGCGGCCTCTTTGCTCCTCTGCGTCGTGCTGTTGCTGTTGAAGGATGGCGGCAGCCTTATGGGCCTCATGGCTCTGGTAAATCACGGCGCTGCCGATGGCCGTCAGCGCCGCAAGGATCGCAAGCAATATCTTGGTGTTGATCGCTTTCAGCATGGCGTCTCCGAATCAGGGAATATAGGTCTGCCAGGTATTGCTTTCATTCGCTGCGCTCACGTTATTGGTCGAGCGCTGCTGCTGAACAAAGGCGGCGGTGTTGAGGTCTTGTGCTGCTGCATTCCGCTGCTGCATGTTCGCGACGGTCATCTGTGAAGCGAGGCAGGCTTGCAGGACGCCCTGCGACTGCATCTCGGACATCTTCTGTGCTTCTGCTGCATTCAGGAGATTGAGCTGTTCGACTTCAGTGTTGGTGCCATCGCTGCTGTCGAACTGCTGCGACGCGAGCGTGTTGTTCGCGGTAACGTTCTGTGTCCTCGCGCCTCTATACTGGCCGACTGCTGTAAGGCAATCGGGAGAGATGGAATCCGATGCCTCGATCATGGCAAGCTGTGAGAGTTGAGCGCTCCCCGGCGTCTGTCCTTGGAGATAGGTGCTTGTGCTTCCACTGACCTTGATTGTCCCGGCAGTCCACGCCGTGGCCGATGCACTGGGCGAGTTCGTATTGAGGGCGATGCTCATACCACTCGTCTCGCCAAACAGATTGCCGACGTTCGCGTTCTTCATGGCATTTAACGTGGTCTGCCATTGCTGTTTGAGAGAGAAGTGCGTGATGTTGTTCTGGAGCATTTTGTACTGCGACTCCAGGGTCGTGAGCTGGGACACAAGACTGGCGTAGCTGGTCGGATCGAAAACAATGTCGCCGATTCCGAAAAGCGCGAAGCTCGGTGTCGCAGTCAACAGGAGCAGGCCGCCGGTCAAAAGATACTTGTTGCGTTTGGTCATCATGAGTTTCATGAGAACTCCTTTGGGTTGAAGGGCTAGAAGCATTGCGGGCAGGTCGGGTCCAACCTGTCCAGGGAAAAGTGACGGATGTTCGTCGCGATCCGGCATGGGAACTCCGTCACAGCATCCACGGTCTGGACACACCAATCGAGTGTGCTGGCGACAGAGCTACGTCCGACAGGCGAGGTGAGAAGAGCGAGAGCCAGCATGGATGCACCGACTGACAGGATGAGCTTGTTGCGTCTCGTAATCGTGAGTGTGTTCATTTGCATAGCCTCCTACTCTTCATCCGCAATCCGACGGGCAACCTGCGGAACCATCGCAACCCACTCGGGACCAGTCCGCTCGATAGCTTCCGCAATGGTGTAGCCCTGCTCCACGAGCCAATCGGCACGATTGAGGACGAGGGCAACCGCGACCTTTTCGCCGGTGGATTGCACGGCCCAGGCATCATGGCCTCCGCGCTGCGCATCCTGCGACTTGCGGAGCAAATGGTCGTATCTCGGATTGCTTTCGTTCATACGGCTTCCTCTCTGGCCAGGACGGTTTACATGGTGGGGTCTACGCGATGCTCCGCGTAGGACGGGATGAGGATGTCGCGCCCGACGTATACGCGGGCTCGGGAGCCTTCCTTAAGCGTGATGATGGGCAGGCGATTTAGGAAGTGGTTCAATACCTGCTCGCCCTCCGTCGCGGACTGCTCGGAGATACCACTGCGTATCTGAGAGGAAGCCGTAAGGACGCTGCCGTTATTGCCGATCTGCGCTAAACCACCTAGACCGCCCACAGCAGCAGCCGCACCAAACGCCATCAAGTAGCCGTGGTCTACCTTGGTGGCGAGTCCGGTGGTGCCCAATGGATCAAGACCGATGTACTTGTCGAAGTCGAGGGAGAACCCATCAGGGCATACAGCGCGATGGAAGGTGACGAACATCTTCCGTTGCTGCGCGTTGCCGACACTCTGCACTGTGCCGATGAGACGTGTGCCCTGGGGCATGAGGAGCTGCTGATGGTCGTGCGAATAGTAATCGGTGGTGAGCATGACCAGAATCGGACCGCTCAACCCACCGTCGATGTGGTTGGTGACAACCCCTTCAAATACCGTGCCCTCGAAGACGCGATAGAGATGACCTTGATAGTTATCGAAGTCGTATCCAGCAATGGCGTCGGTCTTGGAATTTGCTTTCGACGGCTGACCAGAAGCAGACTGCACAATGCCGGGCCGGTCGCTTGCGCCACTGGGAGATGTTCCGGCGATCATTTCCGTAGCTATCTGCGGACGTGCCTCTTCATGCTCCCCTAGGACAGCCGTTGCTGCCTGCGGTGCCACAGCGGCACCGGGCGCTGCGCCAGTATGGGCAAAGTCGATAGCGACTGTATCGCTGTTGATGGCGTCCTGGGCTTGTTTCTCCTTCGCAAGCGCTTTCTGCTTGGCTTCTGCCTGAGCTTGCGAAACATTGGAAGTCCGCTGTGGTGCGTTCGGGCTGTTGCCGTAGATGGCATCGCGCTGTGCTGCCGTCATGGGTTGTGTCCCGGCGGCCTCTGGGCCGGGGACACTCTGTTCCACCTGAAGCTGCTGCAAAGCGGCCGCTAACTCCTGCTGATGCTGGCGTTCTTCCGCGTCCCGTTGAGCCTGCACCTGTTGCTGCGTCGAAAAGCTATTCACCTGTTGAGCATTTGGAGACGCGGGACGCATGGCCATCGCGCTTGTAGGGGCAGCTTTCTTGCTCCCACTCAACAGGCTCGACACATTGGCTATGCCGATAAGGGCAATGATGACAACCAGAACGATCACCATAGGCATACCCTTTTTGAGGGGCGACTTCGCTTCGGGCTGTTCCGGGACGGTTGCGGGAGGGTTCTGATTGGGCGCGGTCATGGCTATTTCGCTCCTCCCACGCGGTGGAACTCTACCTTCTGTTTGCCAATGGCGAGATAGCCGTTGTCCAACTGCTTCGGCACCGTATAAAGGCCAGCGTTGAAATCGAAGTTGATGAGCGAGCCTTTGCCGTCCTTCAACTCATAGAGGGCCGGGGTCTCCTGAAACTGCCCGCGCAGGTACGTGAACTTGTCGTCGCGCCATATCTGTTGAAGGCCAAGAGATTTGCCTTTTGATTGGTCCCATGTGTAGTCGAAGTGGAGGTTTCCGGGATACTGGCTCCGGTACTGCTCCGCTTTGGTCTCTTCGGCCTTCAGCTCCGCTGCCTGAGCTGCTTTGGCAGAGGCGGCCTCCTGCTTGGCTTTGTCCAACTCGGCAGCGGGCACGAAAACCGGAAGCTGTGTCAGTCGGTCTTTTGCTGCCTTGTCGCTGGGAGCAAGGAAGACCTTGGAATCGAAGTGGGCATCGGGCTCACTGGAGATTTCATGGAGCTGCAAGGTGTACTCATTGCCGTGATCGGAGACGATATGAATATCGGTCGATCCATTGGCAACCTTGGGCTTGACACTGATGAACCGGCTCGCAACGTGGCCGCCATCGAACACCCAGTCCACGGTATCCCCTGCAAAGACATTGGCGACCTTCTCCTCGGCGGGAAGGACAATGAGTGTCGATTGCAATAGGCCGGCACGGATCACAGGAGGCGTATCCGCCTCGGACACGGTAACGGTGCGCGGTGCATTCGGCTGTAGAGGATGAGTATCTGCAGCATGGCAAGCGGCAGAGGCCAGCGCAAGTCCGGCGGAGACGACGATGGGGATGATTGGTTTCATGGCACTGGCCTTTCTGGGTTGGGAGTTTGTCACACAGTCTCGCCCTGGGCAAAGCGATCGATGCCCTCGGTGAGGCCGTACTTTTCGATCAGCTTCGACCGGCGCACCCGGTCCTTCGGCTTGGTAGAGAAGATGGCGTAGCTGCGCTTATCGAGGTTCAACGTGACGACCTTCGTGATGCCGTCGCGTCGCATGTACAGGGCCTCGCGGTCCTGCAAGCTTTCAAAGAGTGCGATCTGCTGTTCGTTCATCTTGAACAGCTCGGCATAACGCTTCCGATTGAAGGTCGCATCTTTCAGGAAGAGGAAGGATGTGCAGGAGTTCACGATGCTGTCGGCGTTCGCGCCAAGATCGTCGGCGGACTGACCAATCATCGTGACGCCACCGAGATTCTTGCGAACCGTCTTGATCGAAGCGAGCGCGCCGTCGAGCAATTGCTTATTCTTCATCGAAGAGAAGATCTCTTCGATGAGGATGTGCTTGGGAACACCGAGATTCGCTGGGTTATAAAGCACATCATTGATACGGCGAAGAAGCCAGACCATCAGTGGTTCAATGAGGTCGGCGTACTGCTCGTTGTTGACGCCCTGGAAGTCGAAGCATTGCAGGCGGGAGAGCGAGAGGCTGTCTTCGACGTTGTCGAAGACAGCGTTATAAATGCCCTTGGCAACCCACTTCGACAGATAGCGATCGAGCTTCTTCGGTAGAAAAAGATTCGAGAGACGGCGGTTCTCCGGGTCGAGCAGGTACATATCCTGCACGGCCTTGTGGATCACATCATCGTCTTCCGGCTCCAACTCCGCGCCGCCGTTGGTAAGCAGCAGCTTGATAAATGAGTACAGGAACTTGATGTTGCTTTCAGTGGGCTCCAGCGCGAACGGATTGACGCGCGGGCCGTCTTTGCCCACTCTGTCTACGCGCCCTCCGTACAGTTCCACGACACTTTCGTAGCTGCCGCCAATGTCGAAGATGTAGGAAAAACCGCCGTATTTCTGCTCCAGCGCGATAGCGGCGTTAGCGTGTACCGATTTGCCTGACCCTGTAGGACCGATGATGAGCATGACCCGCACCCCGTCTACATACACATCCTGGAAGAAAGGCGTCCGTGTCCGTGTCTCGAAGATGTTGAGGTACTCGTTATCGAGATCTTCCGAGTGCGGATGGCCTGTGTGTGGTGCGAATACGGAAGAGAGTCGCGCATGATGGTCCTCCGCGAGCCATAGCGGAAAGACGTTGAACTTGTGGTTGCCGGGGAACATCGCATAGAACGCCGACAGGTTGCCAAGCGTCTCCTCCATTGCCTGAGCGCGAGCATCGACGAAGATCCGATGGACCGCCGGGACCGTGCTACGCAACTGCTCCTGGCTGCGCGCCGCGAGCAGCAAACGCAGGGAGTATTCGCCCTGCGCCTTCTTATCAAGTGAGCGGATGACA
This genomic stretch from Terriglobus saanensis SP1PR4 harbors:
- a CDS encoding DNA-primase RepB domain-containing protein; the encoded protein is MNEVAKDFLTRCFAPGDTIALLLRNESIAKTQQRIVPLERALAPRYRGWLAHENHNGANIYVAANPLLSGSRKRTKDCIASIRHLYIDIDVNGEARLAALRASELVPEPNVIVSTSAGKYQVLWRVEDFDFYTQEMTLKHLAMAFHGDIACTDCNRVLRIPGFKNCKYDPAQLVTVEYLSDATYQPDDFHLYVLREACMIPTVPQQPIRRDMQTNSEHDWAWVSGELAHGKDALTLTLELASRRFDKPSPTYYAQRTVDMASARLWLQEGTSMANVIAMLESRRKPELPATLCSARAREIAATAQRMIARQKIA
- a CDS encoding single-stranded DNA-binding protein yields the protein MALGSRAHSLGFACVTRAGYGNFNETEITTMYSNKVTLIGFTGADAEVRTNNDRSLTTLSLATKSSYKKDGKYIEHTEWHRCVVFGKLGEFAATLKKGAHIQVEGELRSRKYDSTKTNTEVTIWEIRVNSILKLDRAQKAAAEDEDESTEGEVA
- a CDS encoding CpaF family protein, producing the protein MSYHLILPFFPEELRALLLDPSISDLMVNGTTGVYADRNGVIEHIPLATPYSNDRLQAAIERVARILGQDLTTQNPILNTRLPDGSRVAVVGAPSSINGPTLTIRKFNRWYTSDELIAAGSLPEVVRDKVIGFINERKNGIISGGTSSGKTTLMKALLDHVPQQERLVVIEQPAELKVSHPNAVRWEAVEAIPGQVGITPSQLLAAALRHRPDRIIMGEIRDECGYDLLQAMNTGHGGTLSTIHAKSAWDALNRLSDLALSARANLNHAFIRSETAEAIDFVLYCERDVTGRRRVRELITVTGYTHADQSFQTEDIYRASAA
- a CDS encoding VirB8/TrbF family protein, whose product is MSTHTAPIESALTPEQAVLADHVGNEVYASHYAERKAYRLVIGCGTVVLLGSMWLNFSLAHRPTANRYVRIDEMGRAQAIQYSDLNYSPREGEVRTYLTDWANYRYTIGRDTIAKKYPLNYYFLSQTLASQLMTADNGNHLVSQVVAGQIETSDVQVKNVTITSMSEETVQDARIARGTALIAIDRSYSAQNSREPRTEHWMLSITYYLNPSQVSDQARIFPQFETINPLGLTITEFHENRLSVDPIAPGTAGPSSALPVTPAVGATR
- a CDS encoding type IV secretion system protein, with translation MSIVILAQALPSTSSGMDWLYQFTNNLTNLTTQNGGALTQLGWTELSCISLFTLVNMVINWNTTTMTFRLHHHPVRAGDLTHFLLKLIVCSLLLNYWVNPFPGASFGINHFFSYIAQAMVAAFDQHSLDQLLQLLKNAGDGTSMPSFTAPVQILCYVLVQIMLGLASAILFVINCSAFILYGVTALFGPVFVPLLMTQTFKAKFFQFLDVLISFAMIRAVAAAFIFVWAGFMNGFLQQTFNGNYSMDMWIANLIPCLMVFVAFIINMLFIPSMTQAIFGGAAGMAGSIGNAVGKLASTAAVAGGA
- a CDS encoding TrbI/VirB10 family protein, with the protein product MTAPNQNPPATVPEQPEAKSPLKKGMPMVIVLVVIIALIGIANVSSLLSGSKKAAPTSAMAMRPASPNAQQVNSFSTQQQVQAQRDAEERQHQQELAAALQQLQVEQSVPGPEAAGTQPMTAAQRDAIYGNSPNAPQRTSNVSQAQAEAKQKALAKEKQAQDAINSDTVAIDFAHTGAAPGAAVAPQAATAVLGEHEEARPQIATEMIAGTSPSGASDRPGIVQSASGQPSKANSKTDAIAGYDFDNYQGHLYRVFEGTVFEGVVTNHIDGGLSGPILVMLTTDYYSHDHQQLLMPQGTRLIGTVQSVGNAQQRKMFVTFHRAVCPDGFSLDFDKYIGLDPLGTTGLATKVDHGYLMAFGAAAAVGGLGGLAQIGNNGSVLTASSQIRSGISEQSATEGEQVLNHFLNRLPIITLKEGSRARVYVGRDILIPSYAEHRVDPTM
- a CDS encoding TrbG/VirB9 family P-type conjugative transfer protein, translated to MKPIIPIVVSAGLALASAACHAADTHPLQPNAPRTVTVSEADTPPVIRAGLLQSTLIVLPAEEKVANVFAGDTVDWVFDGGHVASRFISVKPKVANGSTDIHIVSDHGNEYTLQLHEISSEPDAHFDSKVFLAPSDKAAKDRLTQLPVFVPAAELDKAKQEAASAKAAQAAELKAEETKAEQYRSQYPGNLHFDYTWDQSKGKSLGLQQIWRDDKFTYLRGQFQETPALYELKDGKGSLINFDFNAGLYTVPKQLDNGYLAIGKQKVEFHRVGGAK
- a CDS encoding VirB4 family type IV secretion system protein, which gives rise to MTRANIEQSKHTPWFAKAGAACSIVPIARFVGPSIFALKGGGYGCLFSLTGIDEEGVTDLELDSRMRSIEGALRGLPEGSCLYQYARVMSGFDLPRQAKYANPATEVFVTDRLTHLEKTAAFRRIDLHWCLTLEPSKAKAFESKPQENALDTSRMLAELEKTATILQSHLGSTLGLRLLGKADTFQFFSYLFNLEEWAGQDQLRSDTGVDRQIVKSPIAWHSDYLQVGKRHVQMFSLKATPEASRPCLFSGLLTLDCDSVLCSTWRVKSTTAARSEIDAQEKFISFFKVGVLTRVMSGRDTASLETGAGAKAANNSVDDLSDVIRSLDKKAQGEYSLRLLLAARSQEQLRSTVPAVHRIFVDARAQAMEETLGNLSAFYAMFPGNHKFNVFPLWLAEDHHARLSSVFAPHTGHPHSEDLDNEYLNIFETRTRTPFFQDVYVDGVRVMLIIGPTGSGKSVHANAAIALEQKYGGFSYIFDIGGSYESVVELYGGRVDRVGKDGPRVNPFALEPTESNIKFLYSFIKLLLTNGGAELEPEDDDVIHKAVQDMYLLDPENRRLSNLFLPKKLDRYLSKWVAKGIYNAVFDNVEDSLSLSRLQCFDFQGVNNEQYADLIEPLMVWLLRRINDVLYNPANLGVPKHILIEEIFSSMKNKQLLDGALASIKTVRKNLGGVTMIGQSADDLGANADSIVNSCTSFLFLKDATFNRKRYAELFKMNEQQIALFESLQDREALYMRRDGITKVVTLNLDKRSYAIFSTKPKDRVRRSKLIEKYGLTEGIDRFAQGETV